The following coding sequences lie in one Cannabis sativa cultivar Pink pepper isolate KNU-18-1 chromosome 5, ASM2916894v1, whole genome shotgun sequence genomic window:
- the LOC115720300 gene encoding uncharacterized protein LOC115720300, with translation MAAHKYDGGMGFRHLHDFNIAMHAKQGWRLLYNPDTLVGKVYKSRYFPHSDFLRIIGSGDTVSILNHPWLPIHDNPYVSTIHPDLMNQHVSSLFHVHNRSWDYDLVRDMFNNRDADIILGIPLSSNVSIDTWSQEGERTGEFLVKSAYNMLQQQKCTEEMVANLDFWWQLWQLKVPPKVKNFLWRAIIGTLPTCVQLVIKHVDISITCPVCNLQPETISHALISCSFAFDCSSQCATPVVFDPGGSFGNWLEAIFKQAEADMICLMAMYGWAIWKARNKVVWKKKHSSVNDVLTSAQVALDQWNKALDKISLSSICLESIGDGAESWTRPAENTIKINVDAALFDSDNKYGFKIVARNHLGHLVAARVDCHGGRYAADVIKVMGIKEALSWVKTNNWQHVQIETDSLVSGTAHLIIPVSDHYTGRVTWGAKIKAKFEEFNLLDRVRESPFKQFFERAPIQFSGAFFHQLMLHKIKSDKPDEVHFYLGRRRCRFGRVEFGLVTGLNLLPGPTEEDIKQNGSSDRLIQEYFNGSASITFGQLRRVFESCTEADDVYKLGMALFVIGVLTGKEEKNVVPPFVIRMVDNLPFFYEYPWGKISYTKLMETCNKDYLDVKNKMLKKIEKGVTQKEAKYSAYGYAAALQYWAYEAILQLGNEYAVRRSHGFPRMVNWESKLNTTLGKDEVTRLFAKNLTVYSVLCPRPNEIKFVSYITGGQPPLFVDLEELVLGEDGQPTQDALRSQAEKLASTLEERAEAARIFKDSTPPPPSPPHAPPAACMGPDPPIPPTASIPSTSEAHDPVYPAILARLETVERGQAALLRGQTAIMDQLKTIMTLLQDLGRPAADSQPQPQPQPQPQPQPEEEARTPEDDFILPNDYQPDDDDMFCKPEKTNITSIGDTQDSEVQVLETAPEVMDNRRKRRRPRWFAEYTEMKKKARATSTLVNADPLRVVDRKLLKTFHNWVLGQIGNNYPRECFTGRYPSSWFLELHTPKFWLGNDHLDAAFHLMRRRQHFYPESYPNRCVIMPCIFPAGVIARWEAAGDDQANYQWDESILDLIRGDESQFLASWKNKERIYMALYFDGAKHWVALEIDLDHWLLNIFDSSLGSISPNELNRHLAMWEKLLPNLLLQAGLFESHDMILLPQLTASESQVRNFTSKVMDRAVVPQTKTR, from the exons ATGGCTGCTCATAAATACGATGGTGGCATGGGTTTTCGGCACTTGCATGATTTCAACATTGCCATGCACGCTAAACAAGGTTGGCGTCTACTTTACAATCCAGATACTCTTGTTGGAAAAGTCTATAAATCTAGATACTTTCCCCACTCTGATTTCTT AAGAATAATCGGATCAGGGGACACAGTAAGCATACTAAACCACCCGTGGCTACCTATACATGATAACCCATATGTTTCAACAATACACCCTGATTTAATGAACCAACATGTTAGCTCCCTTTTTCATGTGCATAACCGCTCTTGGGACTATGACCTTGTACGAGATATGTTCAATAATCGAGATGCTGATATTATTTTGGGCATCCCACTAAGCTCAAATGTCTCCATTGATACATGGTCTCAGGAGGGGGAAAGAACGGGCGAGTTCTTGGTCAAAAGTGCATATAACATGCTCCAACAACAAAAGTGCACCGAAGAGATGGTTGCAAACTTAGACTTCTGGTGGCAACTATGGCAATTGAAGGTTCCCCCGAAAGTCAAAAACTTTTTGTGGAGAGCCATTATAGGTACATTACCAACTTGTGTCCAACTAGTGATCAAGCATGTTGATATTTCAATCACTTGCCCCGTTTGTAATCTACAACCTGAAACCATCAGCCATGCCCTCATCTCTTGCTCGTTTGCATTTGATTGCTCGAGCCAATGTGCAACTCCAGTAGTTTTTGATCCTGGCGGTTCTTTCGGCAATTGGTTGGAGGCCATCTTTAAGCAAGCTGAAGCTGATATGATTTGTCTTATGGCCATGTATGGCTGGGCAATCTGGAAAGCTAGGAACAAGGTTGTTTGGAAAAAGAAACACTCCTCTGTTAATGACGTGCTTACTTCTGCACAAGTAGCTCTAGATCAATGGAATAAAGCTCTGGATAAAATTTCGTTGTCATCAATCTGTTTGGAAAGCATCGGTGATGGCGCTGAGTCATGGACTCGACCCGCAGAAAACACAATCAAGATTAATGTAGATGCAGCACTCTTTGATAGCGACAATAAGTATGGTTTTAAAATTGTTGCCCGAAACCATCTTGGTCACCTTGTTGCAGCACGGGTCGATTGCCATGGCGGAAGATATGCAGCTGACGTCATTAAAGTCATGGGGATTAAAGAAGCACTCAGTTGGGTAAAGACCAATAATTGGCAACATGTTCAAATTGAGACGGACAGTCTTGTTTCA ggaacTGCACATCTTATAATTCCAGTGTCGGACCATTACACTGGCCGTGTTACATGGGGCGCGAAGATTAAGGCTAAATTTGAAGAATTCAACCTATTGGACAGGGTGAGGGAATCCCCTTTCAAACAGTTTTTCGAGAGAGCGCCCATACAATTTTCTGGAGCATTTTTTCATCAGTTGATGCTTCACAAAATAAAATCTGACAAGCCGGACGAGGTGCATTTCTACTTGGGAAGGAGGAGATGTAGATTTGGGAGGGTGGAGTTCGGCTTGGTCACCGGGTTAAACTTATTGCCCGGCCCTACTGAGGAAGACATCAAACAAAATGGAAGCTCTGACCGGTTGATTCAGGAATATTTCAACGGTAGTGCTTCGATCACCTTCGGCCAACTGCGCAGAGTTTTTGAGAGCTGCACAGAAGCTGATGATGTCTACAAGTTGGGGATGGCCTTGTTTGTTATAGGCGTCCTCACTGGTAAGGAGGAGAAGAATGTCGTTCCTCCTTTTGTGATAAGAATGGTTGATAACCTTCCATTCTTCTACGAGTATCCCTGGGGAAAGATTTCTTACACCAAGCTGATGGAAACTTGTAACAAGGATTACTTGGATGTGAAGAATAAGATGTTGAAAAAGATTGAGAAGGGAGTAACTCAGAAGGAGGCAAAATACTCAGCCTACGGCTATGCTGCAGCGTTGCAGTATTGGGCATACGAGGCCATATTACAGCTGGGCAACGAGTATGCAGTGAGGAGGTCGCATGGCTTTCCGAGAATGGTCAACTGGGAGAGTAAGCTGAACACTACACTCGGGAAGGATGAAGTGACCAGATTATTTGCTAAAAAT TTGACAGTGTACTCCGTGTTATGTCCTCGGCCGAACGAGATTAAGTTTGTGAGTTACATAACCGGGGGTCAGCCTCCGTTATTTGTTGACTTGGAGGAACTTGTGTTGGGTGAGGATGGGCAACCAACACAGGATGCTTTGCGAAGCCAGGCCGAAAAGCTTGCCTCCACATTGGAAGAACGAGCGGAGGCAGCCCGAATATTTAAAGACTCTACACCACCTCCACCGTCTCCTCCACATGCACCGCCTGCAGCCTGCATGGGTCCG GATCCTCCTATTCCCCCGACAGCTTCTATTCCCAGCACCTCGGAGGCTCACGATCCAGTATACCCTGCCATTTTGGCAAGGTTGGAGACTGTGGAGAGGGGGCAGGCCGCTCTGCTAAGAGGACAAACAGCGATTATGGATCAGTTGAAGACCATAATGACGCTCCTGCAAGATCTTGGAAGGCCGGCAGCAGATTCACAGCCACAGCCACAGCCACAGCCACAGCCACAGCCACAACCGGAAGAGGAGGCTCGGACACCGGAAGATGACTTCATTCTCCCAAATGATTACCAACCGGATGATGATGACATGTTCTGTAAACCTGAGAAGACGAATATCACCAGCATCGGGGATACTCAGGATTCTGAGGTGCAGGTGTTAGAGACAGCTCCAGAAGTCATGGATAACCGGAGGAAGAGACGGCGGCCTAGGTGGTTCGCTGAGTACactgaaatgaagaagaaggctAGGGCTACTTCGACACTCGTGaatgcggacccacttagagtggtTGATCGGAAGCTGCTCAAGACTTTTCACAATTGGGTACTCGGCCAGATTGGGAACAATTACCCGAGAGAGTGCTTCACCGGTCGATACCCTTCGTCTTGGTTCCTCGAACTGCATACTCCGAAATTTTGGCTTGGGAACGAT CATTTGGATGCGGCATTCCATTTGATGAGGAGGCGGCAACACTTTTATCCCGAGTCCTACCCGAATAGATGTGTCATAATGCCGTGTATTTTCCCAGCAGGAGTTATTGCTCGGTGGGAAGCTGCGGGTGATGACCAGGCTAACTATCAGTGGGACGAGAGCATATTAGATTTGATTCGAGGGGATGAAAGTCAATTCTTGGCCAGTTGGAAGAACAAGGAGAGAATATATATGGCCCTCTACTTCGATGGAGCAAAGCATTGGGTGGCATTAGAGATAGATCTGGATCATTGGTTGTTGAACATATTTGACTCCAGCCTCGGATCGATTTCCCCGAACGAATTGAACCGTCACCTGGCAATGTGGGAAAAATTACTACCAAATTTGTTGCTGCAGGCTGGCCTATTCGAGAGTCATGACATGATCCTCTTACCTCAACTTACCGCCTCAGAGAGCCAGGTCAGAAATTTCACTTCAAAAGTCATGGATCGGGCCGTTGTTCCACAGACAAAGACAAGGTAA